The window ACCCCGGTCTTCATCGATTCCGACCGCCGGTCCTGGAACATGGACCCTGCCCTTCTGGCTTCTGAACTCGAGCGATGCGCCAGCGCTGGGAAACTCCCCAAGGCGGTTGTCCCCACTGATCTCTACGGGCAGTGCTGCAACTATGGTGAAATCTACACGGTGTGCCGCAGATTCGGCGTCCCCGTCATTGTCGACGCGGCTGAGGCACTTGGGGCGCGCTTCACTTGCGCCCGTGTCGTAGAAGATTTAGCAGAAAGACAAATTCACGCCGGCAGAGGTGCGCATGCCGCTGTCTTCTCTTTCAACGGGAACAAGATCATCACGACATCGGGCGGGGGCATGCTGGCTTCCGATGACGAGGAACTCATCTGCCACGCGCGGGGCCTGGCCCAGCAGGCACGCATCCCTCAGGCCCACTACGAACATACCGAGATCGGCTTCAACTACCGCATGAGCAACATCCTGGCCGCCATCGGCCGTGCGCAGCTCCAGGTGATCGATCAACGGGTAGCGCGCCGGCGGGAGATCTTCGATTACTACCAGGGCGCGCTCGGCGGCCTTCCCGGCCTCGAATTAATGCCGGAGGCAGATTACGGGAAAGCCAACCGCTGGTTGACGGTGATCCTCATTACGCCGGACATCTTCGGTGCCGATCGCGAGCAGATACGGTTGGCGCTTGAGGCGGAGAACATCGAATCCCGACCGGTGTGGAAACCTATGCATCTGCAGCCGGTTTTCATCTGCATCGGGGCATCCCTGCCCCAGGAAAAGAAACAGTACATTGCCCGCGCAGTCGGCGGGCAGGTCTCGGAGGATCTTTTCGCGCGTGGATTGTGCCTCCCCTCCGGAACCGCGATGACGGAAGGAGATCTCGATCGCGTCATCGCCGTCATCCGCAATCTCTCCAAATAGCTCCTTTTCAAACACCTCACAGGCTGTTTAGAAAAACCTATCCATGCCACAAAACATGCTTGATCTTGTCGCCAAGGCACGCGCCAACTTCATGAAAGTCGCCCGGCTGGTGCGCACCCTCGCCACCATCGAGCAGGAACTGGTGGATTGTGTCCTTTCGGTGGGCGTAAGGAAAGCCTCAGTCTGCGGCATACTTTGGAGATAATATATATGTTCTGCATTGCTGCACCTCAGCGTCCCACAGCTCCTGTGGTATCAGCGCGCGCTTCTTGCGGCGGTGCCGGCGCCAATTGGCAAAGCGGCGTTCGACCTCGACGAGATCGTGCTGGGAGAAGCTACTGTGCGGGATAGGGTTCCTCGAAGTGGTTTCCATCGCCATCCTCCTTATATAATCCAAATGGGATGGCGCCAACTTATAACATCCCGACCCCGCGTGTTAAGCACGCTTGCCAGATGGATAAAACCCTTAGAAACCTTCAACCCAGAGGCGGTCTCCCAAATGGATTCGGATTGGGGCGTTCTCTTCATCCTTATCGGGAAACACAGTTCAAGAAATCCTCCGGGTTTCTGTTGGCAGCGGATGCTGGCTTTAAAGCGGCAGCGCCAAGCATAAAACTGATAGATGCGGATTTTACGCTCGGCGCAAAAGGCCTTGATGGCCTGACCACTTGCAGCTTGGGGGCATGATCCTGCTCCAATGCGCCCGACGATCTGCTTGGCTCATGAGGACTCCTCCTCTGCATCTGTTATGGCGGCGCTTCAGCCGCAGGGCTCAGAAAGGGAAGATACTCGGGATCTGCTTGATTAAAAAGATGGAGAGCTCTGACGCTTACCCGAAAACCTCTGATTCCTGAATATCACGAACACCCCATATAAGTGTCTGGGAATATGTGTTGCGCACCGTCAGTACATTTGCAGCACTGTCGCTGACATAGCTGTCCGGAAGCGTGATGTATGTAACCCCGCCCCAACTGTCGTTTACTGTCCGCTGTGCATACCCTACCGATTGACCATTGATCAGAATTTCGATCTCATCCCCGAAGTCGACATCATAAAACTCACACTCGATTACCACATCGCCTGTTCTTCCGCTAAACCAGAAATCCACCGATGATTG of the Desulfatiglans anilini DSM 4660 genome contains:
- a CDS encoding DegT/DnrJ/EryC1/StrS family aminotransferase; translation: MPHKRIFLSPPHMSGLESGLIEQAFESNYIAPLGPMVDAFEQEFSQYTGIRHCLAVSSGTAAMHLALHHLGVGPGDEVFASSLTFIGSVSPILFEGATPVFIDSDRRSWNMDPALLASELERCASAGKLPKAVVPTDLYGQCCNYGEIYTVCRRFGVPVIVDAAEALGARFTCARVVEDLAERQIHAGRGAHAAVFSFNGNKIITTSGGGMLASDDEELICHARGLAQQARIPQAHYEHTEIGFNYRMSNILAAIGRAQLQVIDQRVARRREIFDYYQGALGGLPGLELMPEADYGKANRWLTVILITPDIFGADREQIRLALEAENIESRPVWKPMHLQPVFICIGASLPQEKKQYIARAVGGQVSEDLFARGLCLPSGTAMTEGDLDRVIAVIRNLSK
- the tnpA gene encoding IS66 family insertion sequence element accessory protein TnpA codes for the protein MVGRIGAGSCPQAASGQAIKAFCAERKIRIYQFYAWRCRFKASIRCQQKPGGFLELCFPIRMKRTPQSESIWETASGLKVSKGFIHLASVLNTRGRDVISWRHPIWII